One window of Trichoderma breve strain T069 chromosome 3, whole genome shotgun sequence genomic DNA carries:
- a CDS encoding fungal specific transcription factor domain-containing protein, whose protein sequence is MPGASVAVLPPPAASTPSSRKASLAPERKYKCQFCNRAFSRSEHRSRHERSHTKERPFKCMKCRSTFVRRDLLLRHDRTVHAKDGGVPLHSDGKRRAGPKTRAIGGPSKSSIALDTSTLEQMEASGDGIFDVEAAAMLVADLHHKATAAMRGDDGSYEDGASMAFSPRSSTVMEPAVTYPSGAIALPQVQWDNFMAEPKPHSITSSASGSFESSQPFAGGNRLSHHAGQLPPFSGRNCNGLVPALQSMINSLPASGPEIPAPQSPSAVDSQQAGFRAPQVSGDDERNMILDNIRSTDREHAIPESFRLPGLGSLNRYLATYFGLFHHHLPFLHPASFTPSQVSPPLLLAVLSIGALYAFDQDQAYMLHIGSKVLVNQFLQNKENFSSRKCPLWTMQSSLLNMIFASWSGDPKGLEWACSIKSLLANMVAGNRYELKLRQEARGSSKPTRAEWVEDEGCRRTYYAVYIFFGLLTLTFNHTPAIGFNEFEDLQLPSTEALWNMQVADEAAWAEQLEKSPAAIFMEAHDNLFQGEAIKYSAFSTRVMINALFLEVWYHKRSPEALQDVVTEYKLRLALETWEKSLDLCEPESVVVPLSAPHKGHPLIFNARAMYRNARARLEVDLKTVQEALRYHEPYEVAAAMSHARDRVKRSSEMIKVIEECYNCLETAVVQGVRWVARTSSTNWSVEHPLCGLDLMIILTLWLYRLEHDEEPATPEEVAMYYKVRQLFVKDFDESIIANLSSVVARLWGSMLDEVVVWGITRLMGESFKLHSEALVGYVGDEASSNVSTPSMTSQGADEDSVY, encoded by the exons ATGCCTGGCGCCAGCGTCGCAGTTCTCCCGCCTCCAGCGGCCTCGACCCCGTCCTCGCGGAAGGCGTCTCTCGCACCAGAACGCAAATACAAATGCCAGTTCTGCAACAGAGCCTTCAGCCGAAGCGAGCATCGAAGCCGTCACGAGCGATCAC ATACCAAAGAGCGTCCCTTTAAGTGCATGAAGTGCCGAAGTACCTTTGTTCGTCGCGACCTTTTGCTCCGACATGATCGCACAGTCCAcgccaaagatggcggcgTCCCCCTTCACAGCGACGGCAAGCGTCGTGCTGGACCCAAGACTCGAGCCATCGGCGGCCCCTCCAAATCATCAATCGCCTTGGACACCTCCACCTTGGAGCAGATGGAAGCTAGCGGCGACGGCATTTTCGATgtcgaggccgccgccaTGCTCGTCGCCGACCTGCATCACAAGGCCACCGCTGCCATGCGCGGAGACGATGGATCTTACGAAGACGGCGCATCCATGGCCTTTTCCCCACGAAGCTCCACCGTCATGGAGCCTGCCGTCACATACCCATCTGGTGCCATCGCCCTCCCGCAAGTTCAGTGGGACAACTTCATGGCCGAGCCCAAGCCTCACTCCATCACCTCGAGCGCCTCGGGCTCTTTCGAGTCGTCGCAACCCTTTGCCGGTGGAAACAGACTGTCGCACCATGCCGGCCAGTTGCCTCCGTTCAGCGGCCGAAACTGCAATGGTCTTGTGCCAGCGCTTCAGTCCATGATCAATTCGCTCCCCGCCTCTGGCCCCGAGATCCCAGCCCCTCAGTCTCCCTCCGCGGTAGACTCGCAGCAGGCTGGTTTCAGAGCTCCTCAGGTTTctggcgatgatgagcgAAACATGATTCTGGACAACATTCGCAGCACCGACCGAGAGCATGCCATTCCCGAGAGCTTTCGCCTCCCCGGCCTGGGCTCTCTGAACCGCTACCTGGCCACCTACTTTGGGCTGttccaccaccatctgccCTTCCTGCACCCTGCTTCCTTCACCCCGTCTCAGGTGTCGCCCCCGCTGCTCTTGGCCGTCCTCAGTATTGGCGCTCTCTACGCCTTTGACCAGGACCAGGCCTACATGCTCCACATCGGGTCCAAGGTTCTCGTCAACCAGTTCCTCCAGAACAAGGAGAACTTTAGCTCCCGCAAGTGTCCCCTGTGGACCATGCAGAGCTCTCTCCTCAACATGATCTTTGCCAGCTGGAGCGGCGACCCCAAGGGCTTGGAGTGGGCATGCTCCATCAAGAGTCTCCTCGCCAACATGGTGGCTGGAAACCGTTACGAGCTCAAGCTTCGCCAGGAGGCCCGCGGCTCGTCCAAGCCTACTCGCGCAGAGTGGGTTGAGGACGAGGGCTGCCGCCGCACGTACTATGCGGTCTACATCTTCTTTGGCTTGTTGACGCTGACGTTTAATCACACCCCGGCCATCGGCTTCAACGAGTTTGAGGACCTGCAGCTGCCTTCAACGGAGGCCCTGTGGAACATGCAGGTTGCCGACGAGGCTGCATGggccgagcagctcgagaagtcgcccgccgccatcttcatggAAGCCCATGATAATCTCTTCCAGGGTGAAGCGATCAAGTACAGCGCCTTTTCCACCCGTGTCATGATCAATGCCTTGTTCCTCGAAGTATGGTACCACAAACGTAGCCCTGAGGCCTTGCAGGATGTCGTGACCGAGTACAAACTTAGACTCGCCCTGGAGACGTGGGAGAAGTCCTTGGATCTGTGCGAACCGGAATCTGTCGTGGTGCCCCTTAGCGCTCCCCACAAAGGTCAccccctcatcttcaatgcCCGCGCCATGTACCGTAACGCCCGCGCCCGTCTCGAAGTTGACCTGAAGACCGTGCAAGAGGCCCTGCGATACCACGAGCCGTACGAGGTCGCTGCCGCCATGTCTCATGCTCGGGACCGCGTCAAGCGCTCCAGCGAGATGATCAAGGTGATTGAAGAGTGCTACAACTGCCTGGAGACGGCCGTGGTCCAGGGTGTCCGCTGGGTGGCGCGCACCTCGTCGACCAACTGGAGCGTCGAGCACCCCCTGTGCGGCCTGGACCTGATGATCATCCTCACGCTGTGGCTGTATCGCCTGGAACACGACGAAGAGCCAGCAACGCCCGAGGAGGTGGCCATGTACTACAAGGTCCGACAGCTCTTTGTCAAGGACTTTGACGAGAGCATCATTGCCAACTTGAGCTCCGTGGTTGCGCGTCTCTGGGGCTCCATGTTGGACGAAGTTGT